DNA sequence from the Siniperca chuatsi isolate FFG_IHB_CAS linkage group LG3, ASM2008510v1, whole genome shotgun sequence genome:
tttaagAAGTGCAGTATGATGAGACACACAGTCAATAAATCTTGATTAAACCATTTTCCCAATTAAAGGAGATTACATCGATTTGggactgctgcttttaattTATCAGTAGACTATGctaaactaaatacatttactcaataaGATGTTGAATCAAAGACACACATACGTGGTCACGGACAAGGTACAAGCATACTGGGGACAACCTTGCAATGAAAAACATAGTTTCCATTTGCTTTGTGCAGTTAGCAGTCTggtgctgtccatggtgctgagaTGCACAGATGCACTTTAAGACTTATTAAGCTGTTCTAAGTCTAGTGTCTTTCACAACTGCATTATAGGATTACACTAAAATGTAGGCTAAATGTATTAGATTGGGTAACTTATCAtgcattgttatttatttatttaaaggagTGGGTTGACGTGAAGCTGAAGTGGAACCCAGATGACTACGGAGGTATTACCTCCATCAGAGTGCCTTCAGAGACTATATGGCTGCCTGACATTGTCCTGTATGAAAAGTGAGTTATGCAGCACTCTGCACACATCAGTAGTACATTCTGAGGCAGTGCCTGATAACTCTGATGCACATTTGTAAACTAAATCAATTTTCCTTTCTTATTGATGTCTCTTTCACTTGATTCTCCCCCTCTGTGTTCTTTCACATCTTACCTTGCCTGGTCTTTATGACCTTTTCCTTACCACCTCatcctttccctttctttctcatcttctCCCAGTGCGGACGGTCGCTTTGAGGGTTCCCTGATGACCAAAGCCATTGTGCGCTGGGATGGTACCATAACATGGACTCCACCTGCCAGCTACAAGTCCGCCTGCACCATGGATGTCACCTTCTTCCCCTTTGACCGACAGAACTGCTCTATGAAGTTTGGCTCCTGGACTTACGATGGAAACATGGTGGATCTGGTCCTGGTGGATCACTATGTGGACCGTAAAGACTTCTTCGATAATGGCGAATGGGAGATCCTCAATGCCACAGGAGTAAAGGGAAGCAGGAGGGATGAGGTGTACTGGTACCCGTTTGTCACCTACTCCTTCATCCTCAAGAGATTGCCCTTGTTCTACaccctcttcctcatcatcccATGCCTCGGCCTCTCCTTTCTGACTGTGCTGGTGTTTTATTTGCCATCAGACGAAGGAGAGAAACTGTCACTTTCCACATCTGTGCTGGTGTCACTCACTGTGTTCCTTCTGGTCATAGAAGAAATCATCCCTTCATCCTCAAAGGTGGGTTTCCTGACCGGGTTTACACCAAAGCCTACACTCTTAAATAAAGGTGCTAACTACAACCATATAGGATTCTATGGCTTGTCCCCATAGGATTACCCTTTGTGGTTCCTGACAGAACTATTTATAAATGTTCCACCCAGAACCCAGATACAAGAAATGTAACtgccacctcactaatggttaaaactataaaccagcacaaagatgaacaataacaaaaaagtaacatttgcattttggaacatgagACAGCTAACATAACAAAATACTCAGTCCAACACTAGGCgtgatgggaaatgtgggccgtcACACAGATAATTGAGGGTGAGGATCTTTTAACATCCATGCTTTCAACAATTCTTGAAAGACAATTTCTTCCAGAAATGGCTCTTTGGAGGGAATGGGTTCTTAATGGAACTCTTAGTCTTACCCTTTTCTAAGAGTGAAGAGTTTCTACTGggctgtatttttaaaatctattctgcTTTTTCCTGTGTTCACTTATCCTAATTGCAATCTTAATTGCAGCGTGCCCTAATTAACACAGATCACAGCCACAGCCCTCTCAATTACCTGCAGCTTAAACTGCTTGTCAACTCAATTAACAAGCTATTGACTTCAGATACATCTCAGTCCAATAAAGAACTCGATAGAAAAGCAGAGCTCAAAAAGACAATGTCTGAGTCCAAAATCACTGACTTTTCACTCTACTGTATACTCCACTGTTccatattttatacttttatatgtGTAGTAGAATCACATTATCCCACAATAAAACGTAAAAAAGTACTGAACATGCAATAGACACTAGCAAAGCTTCAGCTACCATCATGCATTGTTGGTGAAAAAATAATGTCTGCAGGAGtaactgactttggtgatcctctgacttttcttctagtgccaccacaagatggacatttgtgtttcacagtaaaatatcttaacaactgttggatggattgctgtgaaatttgctacagatattcatggtctcAGGATCATTAcaaataactttgttgatcTCTTAACTTCAACGTTAAAGTCAAAGTTTCAATTTtcccaatactttggtttatgaccaaatacctgcaaaactaatgagtTTCTGCTGTACATTGGAGCTAACTggcagatgttagcatgctaacatgctaaagcTGGAAAATATTACCCGgtaaacatcatcatgttaaCAGCATGTCATTGTGGGCATGTTATGGTAtgatgatgttagcatttagctcaaagcacagttGTGCCTGAGCCTTGAGCAGGGCTGTGTTTATTCAACTGACAACAGTGACTAATGAATGTGTTATTTAGGTTATATTAATAAACTGCTAGAAACTAATCAAGATTTGTAACATAATAATTctataataaacattaatacTTAAAAGGGgcacttgtttttgtcaaactttaGAAAGCTCTCGCCAGAGCCACAggagacattatacaactgttttcacaggctgagtagcacTCCGCATGAAGAGCAAACTGAACTCCATGTGAACAAATTGGTGGAGTGACCCTTTAAGAAGCAGAAGCAGTGTGtaggttttacatttttgatgtGGTAAATAAACTAATTTCTCATCATAAATTCCTTATTTCCTCAACCTTACATCCTGAGGAAATAACAAGTATTCAAACATGAAAGTGAGCTGTTTAACTGATTCAGTAACAGTTACATTTCTCTGTCTCCAGGTGATCCCACTGATCGGAGAATACCTGCTCTTCATCATGATCTTCGTCACTTTCTCCATCATCGTCACTGTCTTTGTCATTAACGTCCACCACCGTTCCTCTGCTACTTACCACCCCATGGCCCCCTGGGTAAAGAGCCTCTTCCTTCAGAAACTGCCCAGACTGCTGTGTATGAGGGGACACACTGACAGGTAATGTAGGATCAACTGTAGTTAAAGGAATGgttcgacattttggggaaa
Encoded proteins:
- the chrnb3a gene encoding neuronal acetylcholine receptor subunit beta-3a, with product MIRGSMKFAVAVLWFSLALGKATVQAQEDFVSLAEMEDSLLRNLFKGYQKWVRPVQHANDTITVRFGLKISQLVDVDEKNQLMTTNVWLWQEWVDVKLKWNPDDYGGITSIRVPSETIWLPDIVLYENADGRFEGSLMTKAIVRWDGTITWTPPASYKSACTMDVTFFPFDRQNCSMKFGSWTYDGNMVDLVLVDHYVDRKDFFDNGEWEILNATGVKGSRRDEVYWYPFVTYSFILKRLPLFYTLFLIIPCLGLSFLTVLVFYLPSDEGEKLSLSTSVLVSLTVFLLVIEEIIPSSSKVIPLIGEYLLFIMIFVTFSIIVTVFVINVHHRSSATYHPMAPWVKSLFLQKLPRLLCMRGHTDRYHFPDMEMRSPELKPRRGVGRRGVPGHSGSQQRGPLAGKEDENQAWLAMLEKATSSVRYISRHIKKEHFIREVVQDWKFVAQVLDRIFLWAFLTVSILGTVLIFTPALQMYLSTP